The DNA window agcagcacaaaatAAGCTGCTCTTGCTCTATTGACAAGATGGATCAGATAACCTCTGTGGCTAGAGGATTACCCCGAATAAACTTTATTAAAGTTTACCTATAGCTTGTTTTGTCATCCAGCACTAACAAAACCAGTGGCTGTGACAGCACAGTTCTCTTATCAAATTGTGACTTGAAGTGCATTAGTGTGTGGGCAATTAGCGTATGGAAGAAATGGCTGAGTGAGTCATGCAAACCCCATTTTTATTGCCCTCCCAGGATTTAATGACATTACGTATGGGAAGTAATATCAGAGGCTTAATTGATCCTCTGACATCACCCCCAAACACCAACCTATAAGACTCACAAACAAGACAAATTGCAGACAAAGTGCAATTGCTCTAGTCAAGGCAGCCAGGGCACCCACTCAGGAAATCCTGGCTCGGGGAGATGACTCTAAATGAAGGACTTTACCATTCACCATTATGTCTTTGGTGAGAGTCAGAGGGAACCCCCGGGGCTCTTCAGCACAGCACGGTACAACTTTTCAAAGGGCTCCAGATTAAAGTCACTGAAAGTTCCCACTGGGGTCTGAGGCCAGGATCCCATTAAGCAGCCCTACCACACCGCCGGCCATAATTGTGTCGTTGAGAATTCAGAGCAGCGGTTGCTTGATAAGCGAATTTAGGGTGAAATAAAAAGAGGAGAGGCAAAAAGGGGGTCTCGTTGGGCCACCATTAGACACTTCATTCGCTCAtcactaatttgttttaaatgactGAGGGAGAGGTGAGCACTTTATAAAGCAATCTGAgctctcttttttctccccaTTTCCAGGTCTGTGTGACAGGATGCTGATAAATGAAAACCATTGCACTTTACAGCCACACAGTATCCTGCCGCTAGTGCTGTTTTAAACTGTAGTTATCTTTATCGCAGCACTTGCTTTGCAGTAGGATAATCAATAAAGACGGGGGACTCATTCttctgctgttttttctttaagtCCCTCAACTCTCCTCTTAAAGAAACCAGTCAGTGCACCACTAGTTAACACAACATTACTCAGTCTGATCTAGTGAAGCCATTTGGCAAAACAGACTGTTTGAAACTAGTTCTTTTTATAAAtgacataaaaacatgttacAAACAAGTCAGCTTTTATTGAGTATTTAGTTTCCGTATAGGTTTCTGAATGTTACAAATCGGGTTTATTTCAGCATTTGAGATTCATCACCATCGGAGCCGTTTTGGTGTATGATATAAAAACATCATGTAAGCGTAGTTTAAGATCTAAATCCTAAATTGAGATCTATGTGTTTTTAAACATCAGTAAACTCAACAGCTGGAAGTATAGGAACTCTTTGCAGATGGTGCAGTATCACTCagaaacaaatgtaaaacatttgaacatcaTCAGATCTCAAGTTATGATTTAGCTCTTCACAAAGAAATGAATGTTAGAAGTAAACCCTCTGAAACTTACTAATATTTGCAACCCAAATATGCTATTGTCATCCAAGTACAATAAAGAAAACCCCTTAGCTAACTGCTTCAGGTGGattttttctgcttcttcttctctgcctcttcctctttttccttctcAATCTCAGCCACCAGGGTCTCAATTTCCTTGGATTCCAAAATCTGCAGATGGCCAAGAAAAGCAATTATTATccgttaatataaaaaaaaggttaaaacaacacaatagCCAAATATAATTTGCAGCAACTCACCTTCAGTGGCTGATTCCGTCTGATAACGGCAAGTTCAATATTTTTCCCTCCTGACTGGACAACCTGTGACGAAACAAATCCCAGCGAATCAGCACATATCAACTACTGTAGCCTCTGACTGAGGTTCATGTTGAGGTTGTGATACAACACTTTGAGGGTATTTAAACTACTGTGACTAATTCAGTAATAATTTGCTTTAACAGTTGATTAACAATTtaaggatcattttttttaaataaccacTGAATGTAACGATACACATACAGGGCCAAAAGTTGGTGTGCTAACGCAgcatatatttgcttaattttctGGCTGCAGAATCAGCCGAGCACAACAAGCAACGTCATGTATGAAAACCTAATAATTATGGCAGATCACTTCCTGGTTTAAGGCCCttacacaccaagccgacagtccTGCactgttggctctagtctgcccgtgttggagtttttttggccaattccgcatgttgaatcggcggcggagctcgcTGGTGAGAGAAAACTctccgattggctgttcagattaagcgaatcagtgcacaagcaGAGAAATGGAAGTAAGGAAAGCAAGCCTTGAGTAAAGTCAGGACGTCAGGGcgaacacagaaggctcttctcatttttcatcttcatctcatctgatcattccaatacacagatattttcataacgacatggccatctggagtGAAGCTAAGTGAacagtgagagtggtgtgaaaatggtcagcaaacggcgctttatttcatgtacgtatcataacaatggcttgtatatccgcagtccttggtcttccggtttccctttttgaaatgacgaatacagactaccgccgcctgctggtagGGAGTTATTtaatctcacgcaggcgcaggacatacgtgctaactggctgtagtctttgcggtgatttcaagtgcaacttgtcggccaagacaaaggtgacgtgaggcgacacaacagacggccttcatcgccgctggttctttgatgtcgggttggtgtgtctgggctttTACATCTGGCAGCAGTTGGTGCTTTTCATGCCATAGTAGCTGGAAATAATTTTGATGTGACAATTTCTCTACTTTGCATTTCACACTATTTGTGACATGCTCTATCTAAAAAAgagtttaaaataaaagtttgtcATTACTGTATCTTGAAATTGAAAACTTACTAGAATAccatacaaaatgtgcaaactCAAAATTCAACATTACCTCAAGCAAAGCTTTGATGGCCAACTTGATGGTTTCATTGTCCCCAGCAATGGCTTCCTCTGTGTAATTCTTCTCCAGGAACTCCCTCACAGTTTTTGCGCTACGGCCGATTGCATttgcctgtttttgtttttttccaagaatgagacaaaaatgtattattaatcaaTTTCATACAGACAGGGTGCTTGTTGTACAAGTGTAACAAGAAAGTAATGTATAAAGAGCAAACTAACTGACCTTCCAGGCGTGGTAGGTTCCTGACGGGTCTGTCTGATACAGCCGGGGAGTTCCATCATCATCAAAGCCGACAATTAACGCAGAGATGCCAAATGGCCTGCGCCCATTGCTTTGAGTGTAGCGCTAGAAATATGACCAATGTACAGACAGATTTGAAAGGTAATTCTTACAAACcgttataaaaataaaacagcgtATGGTTTCAGTTTTTGTGAACTATTCTTAGAGCCCAACAACTGACATTATTTGCTATTTAATGTTCTTGCCCACTGAATATGAAATATCACATAGttaattatta is part of the Sebastes umbrosus isolate fSebUmb1 chromosome 12, fSebUmb1.pri, whole genome shotgun sequence genome and encodes:
- the psma8 gene encoding proteasome subunit alpha-type 8, translating into MAARYDRAITVFSPDGHLFQVEYAQEAVKKGSTAVGIRGKDIVVLGVEKKSVAKLQEERTVRKICALDEHVCMAFAGLTADARIVINRARVECQSHRLTVEDPVTVEYITRYIATLKQRYTQSNGRRPFGISALIVGFDDDGTPRLYQTDPSGTYHAWKANAIGRSAKTVREFLEKNYTEEAIAGDNETIKLAIKALLEVVQSGGKNIELAVIRRNQPLKILESKEIETLVAEIEKEKEEEAEKKKQKKST